One segment of Triticum aestivum cultivar Chinese Spring chromosome 2A, IWGSC CS RefSeq v2.1, whole genome shotgun sequence DNA contains the following:
- the LOC123185910 gene encoding ervatamin-C-like translates to MAPIHSNSSRRHDGTLLALLLALVAATAFVGAAAARGDALAARHERWMAKYGRAYTDAAEKLHRQEVFAANARHVDAVNRAGNRTYTLGLNQFSDLTNEEFVEKHLGYRHQPGGLRPEDTPVAAVNMSKAQFQSTPDSMDWRAQGAVTQVKNQASCGSCWAFAAVAATEGLVQIATGNLISMSEQQVLDCTGDTSTCKGGSVIAALRYVAASGGLQPEAAYAYTGQRGACRSVMPNSAASVGAPRWVGLNGDEDALRELAASQPVAVGVEADPDFQHYMSGVFVGSSSCGQNLNHAVTVVGYGADGGGQEYWLVKNQWGTGWGEGGYMRLTRGNGGNCGMATVAYYPTMNSS, encoded by the exons ATGGCGCCGATTCACAGTAACAGCTCTCGCCGCCACGACGGCACACTGCTCGCGCTTCTGCTCGCGCTCGTGGCCGCCACTGCCTTTGTCGGCGCTGCCGCGGCGCGAGGGGACGCGCTGGCCGCCCGGCACGAGCGGTGGATGGCCAAGTACGGGCGCGCGTACACCGACGCTGCCGAGAAATTGCACCGGCAGGAGGTGTTCGCGGCCAACGCGCGCCACGTAGACGCTGTCAACCGGGCGGGCAACCGGACGTACACCCTCGGGCTCAACCAGTTCTCCGACCTCACCAACGAAGAGTTCGTGGAGAAGCACCTCGGGTACCGTCACCAGCCGGGCGGGCTCCGTCCCGAGGACACGCCGGTGGCCGCGGTGAACATGTCCAAGGCTCAGTTCCAGTCCACACCGGACAGCATGGACTGGAGGGCCCAGGGCGCCGTCACCCAAGTCAAGAACCAAGCTTCATGTG GGAGTTGCTGGGCgttcgcggcggtggcggcgaccgaGGGGCTCGTACAGATCGCCACCGGTAACCTCATCTccatgtcagagcagcaggtgctCGACTGCACGGGCGACACTAGCACCTGCAAGGGTGGCTCCGTCATCGCCGCCCTACGTTACGTCGCCGCAAGCGGCGGCCTGCAGCCGGAGGCAGCCTACGCGTATACCGGCCAGCGGGGCGCGTGCCGCAGCGTCATGCCAAATTCGGCCGCCTCCGTTGGCGCCCCCCGCTGGGTGGGCCTGAACGGCGATGAGGACGCGCTGCGGGAGCTGGCGGCCAGCCAACCGGTGgccgtgggcgtggaggcggaccCTGACTTTCAGCACTACATGAGCGGCGTGTTCGTCGGTAGTTCATCGTGCGGGCAGAACCTGAACCACGCCGTGACGGTGGTGGGGTAcggggcggacggcggcgggcAGGAATACTGGTTGGTGAAGAATCAGTGGGGGACGGGGTGGGGTGAGGGGGGCTACATGCGCCTCACGCGCGGGAACGGCGGCAACTGCGGCATGGCCACCGTCGCCTACTATCCAACCATGAACAGCTCTTAA